Proteins co-encoded in one Arachis stenosperma cultivar V10309 chromosome 7, arast.V10309.gnm1.PFL2, whole genome shotgun sequence genomic window:
- the LOC130939427 gene encoding uncharacterized protein LOC130939427, translating to MNNYVLCRFRKNNIKPRQKRRKHVAPETVATVIPNANDYARIVEFVKQSENGDERMEIQNKSANQSRNNGDKKIDEIQRKLTNQLENNNGDEKIDEFQRELTNQLENNKDEIKVDALVTTIGIEANCDEMEDGDDDEDHNDMTWPEFFAMQLIEVNKDWFIPNDDVPLIPNKFHNDTLKRFKKVL from the exons ATGAATAATTATGTTTTATGCAGATTTAGAAAGAATAACATTAAACCTCGTCAAAAGAGAAGGAAACATGTGGCTCCTGAAACTGTGGCTACTGTAATACCG AATGCCAATGATTATGCTAGGATAGTAGAATTTGTTAAACAATCAGAGAATGGAGATGAAAGGATGGAGATTCAAAATAAATCAGCAAACCAGTCACGCAATAATGGAGATAAAAAGATTGATGAGATTCAGAGAAAACTAACAAATCAATTAGAGAATAATAATGGAGATGAAAAGATTGATGAGTTTCAGAGAGAACTAACAAATCAATTAGAGAATAATAAGGATGAAATAAAGGTTGATGCTTTGGTTACTACTATTGGAATTGAGGCAAACTGTGACGAAAtggaagatggtgatgatgatgaagatcaCAATGATATGACATGGCCAGAGTTTTTTGCAATGCAATTGATAGAAGTTAACAAAGACTGGTTCATCCCAAACGATGATGTCCCCCTAATTCCAAATAAATTTCACAATGACACGTTAAAGAGGTTTAAAAAAGTTTTGTGA